A region from the Macrobrachium nipponense isolate FS-2020 chromosome 47, ASM1510439v2, whole genome shotgun sequence genome encodes:
- the LOC135204718 gene encoding oocyte zinc finger protein XlCOF15-like yields the protein MVIHTGEGAFVCKDCGKSFSHNSFLKRHMLVHTGKRPFVCKVCWKSFSQKSYLKQHMIFHTGKRPFACKDCGKSFCRKSNLKTHLVIHTGEKPFVCNDCGKLFSSKASLKRHMAIHTGERTFTCNDCGKLFSQKWSLKTHMVIHTGERPFVCKDCGKSFAQKSSLRTHMTIHTRGSLFLEEQPGTTFPDPGRRDSIGS from the coding sequence ATGGTGATCCACACGGGGGAGGGGGCCTTTGTGTGCAAGGACTGTGGGAAGTcattctcccataattcatttctCAAGCGCCACATGTTGGTCCACACTGGGAAGAGGCCCTTCGTGTGCAAGGTCTGTTGGAAGTCGTTCTCCCAAAAATCATATCTCAAACAACACATGATCTTCCACACCGGGAAGAGACCCTTTGCGTGCAAGGACTGTGGGAAGTCGTTCTGTCGGAAATCAAATCTTAAGACCCACTTGGTGATTCACACAGGGGAGAAACCCTTCGTGTGCAATGACTGTGGGAAGCTGTTCTCCAGTAAAGCAAGTCTCAAGAGACACATGGCTATCCACACGGGGGAGAGGACTTTCACATGCAATGACTGTGGGAAGTTGTTCTCCCAGAAATGGAGTCTCAAGACCCACATGGTGATCCACACGGGGGAGAGGCCCTTCGTGTGCAAGGACTGTGGGAAGTCGTTCGCCCAAAAATCGAGCCTCAGGACCCACATGACAATCCACACGAGGGGAAGCCTTTTCCTGGAGGAGCAACCTGGAACGACATTTCCGGATCCAGGAAGGAGAGACTCGATCGGATCATGA
- the LOC135204532 gene encoding gastrula zinc finger protein XlCGF8.2DB-like — protein MSNLEYQLKSKTEDPASLSLIKIGNEGLVGGSDAPASYTSVSLDTMTEIKMEFKTEVEESYESDDDLEFRCEDFTSAFEAEGDSLPIKKEVVKKPSLTHVEIHTGERAFVSKDCGKSFSKKSSLRKHMAIHTGERAFTCNDCGKSFSSKSNLKAHMLIHTGERPFVCKDCGKSFSHRSHLKTHMVIHTGEGNFVCKDCGKPFAHKSYLKIHMVIHTGERAFPCKDCGRSFSYKSSLNRHTAIHKGERAFMCKECGKSFSQKSYLKIHVAIHSRKRAIACKDCGKTFSQKAKLKTHLAIHKGERPIICKDCGKSFSQES, from the coding sequence ATGAGCAATTTAGAATATCAGTTGAAAAGCAAGACCGAGGATCCAGCATCTCTGTCTCTCATCAAAATTGGAAATGAAGGTTTAGTGGGGGGCAGTGATGCCCCAGCCAGCTATACCTCTGTCTCGTTGGATACAATGACAGAAATCAAGATGGAATTCAAGACAGAAGTGGAGGAGTCTTATGAGTCTGATGACGACTTAGAGTTTCGCTGTGAGGATTTTACGTCAGCCTTCGAAGCTGAAGGCGATTCACTGCCTATCAAAAAGGAAGTCGTTAAGAAGCCCTCTTTGACCCATGTTGAGATCCACACGGGAGAGAGGGCCTTTGTGTCCAAGGACTGTGGAAAGTCGTTCTCCAAAAAATCAAGTCTCAGGAAACACATGGCAATCCACACGGGGGAGAGGGCTTTCACCTGCAATGACTGTGGGAAGTCGTTCTCCTCTAAATCAAATCTCAAGGCCCACATGTTGATCCACACAGGGGAAAGGCCCTTTGTGTGCAAGGACTGTGGGAAGTCGTTCTCCCATAGATCGCATCTGAAGACCCACATGGTGATTCACACAGGGGAGGGGAACTTTGTGTGCAAGGACTGTGGGAAGCCGTTCGCTCATAAATCATATCTCAAGATCCACATGGTGATCCACACGGGAGAGAGGGCCTTCCCCTGCAAGGATTGTGGGAGGTCATTCTCTTATAAATCAAGTCTCAATAGACACACGGCAATCCATAAGGGGGAGAGGGCcttcatgtgcaaggaatgtgggaaatcGTTTTCCCAAAAATCATATCTCAAGATCCACGTGGCGATCCATAGTAGGAAGAGGGCCATTGCCTGCAAGGACTGTGGGAAGACATTCTCCCAGAAAGCAAAACTCAAGACTCACTTGGCAATACACAAGGGGGAGAGGCCCATCATATGCAAGGACTGTGGAAAGTCATTCTCTCAAGAATCC
- the LOC135204533 gene encoding gastrula zinc finger protein XlCGF57.1-like, whose protein sequence is MSNLEYQLKSKTEDPASLSLIKIGNEGLVGGSDAPASYTSVSLDTMTEIKMEFKTEVEESYESDDDLEFRCEDFTSAFEAEGDSLPIKKEVVKKPSLTHVEIHTGERAFVSKDCGKSFSKKSSLRKHMAIHMGERAFTCNDCGKSFSSKSNLKAHMLIHTGERPFVCKDCGKSFSHKSHLKTHMVIHTGEGNFVCKDWERAMGHVQRNVGNRFQKSYLKIHVAIHSRKRAIACKDCGKTFSQKAKLKTHLAIHKGERPIICKDCGKSFSQESNLKIHMVIHTGEGAFVCKDCGKSFSHNSFSSATLSGHTGKRPFVCKVCWKSFSQKSYLKQHMIFHTGKRPFACKDCGKSFCRKSNLKTHLVIHTGERPFVCNDCGKLFSSKASLKRHMAIHTGERTFTCNDCGKLFSQKWSLKTTW, encoded by the exons ATGAGCAATTTAGAATATCAGTTGAAAAGCAAGACCGAGGATCCAGCATCTCTGTCTCTCATCAAAATTGGAAATGAAGGTTTAGTGGGGGGCAGTGATGCCCCAGCCAGCTATACCTCTGTCTCGTTGGATACAATGACAGAAATCAAGATGGAATTCAAGACAGAAGTGGAGGAGTCTTATGAGTCTGATGACGACTTAGAGTTTCGCTGTGAGGATTTTACATCAGCCTTCGAAGCTGAAGGCGATTCACTGCCTATCAAAAAGGAAGTCGTTAAGAAGCCCTCTTTGACCCATGTTGAGATCCACACGGGAGAGAGGGCCTTTGTGTCCAAGGACTGTGGAAAGTCGTTCTCCAAAAAATCAAGTCTCAGGAAACACATGGCAATCCACATGGGGGAGAGGGCTTTCACCTGCAATGACTGTGGGAAGTCATTCTCCTCCAAATCAAATCTCAAGGCCCACATGTTGATCCACACAGGGGAGAGGCCCTTTGTGTGCAAGGACTGTGGGAAGTCGTTCTCCCATAAATCGCATCTGAAGACCCACATGGTGATTCACACAGGGGAGGGGAACTTTGTGTGCAAGGACT GGGAGAGGGCCATGGGGCATGTGCAAAGGAATGTGGGAAATCGTTTCCAAAAATCATATCTCAAGATCCACGTGGCGATCCATAGTAGGAAGAGGGCCATTGCCTGCAAGGACTGTGGGAAGACATTCTCCCAGAAAGCAAAACTCAAGACTCACTTGGCAATACACAAGGGGGAGAGGCCCATCATATGCAAGGACTGTGGAAAGTCATTCTCTCAAGAATCAAATCTCAAGATCCACATGGTGATCCACACGGGGGAGGGGGCCTTTGTGTGCAAGGACTGTGGGAAGTcattctcccataattcattctCAAGCGCCACATTGTCCGGTCACACGGGGAAGAGGCCCTTCGTGTGCAAGGTCTGTTGGAAGTCGTTCTCCCAAAAATCATATCTCAAACAACACATGATCTTCCACACCGGGAAGAGACCCTTTGCGTGCAAGGACTGTGGGAAGTCGTTCTGTCGGAAATCAAATCTTAAGACCCACTTGGTGATTCACACAGGGGAGAGACCCTTCGTGTGCAATGACTGTGGGAAGCTGTTCTCCAGTAAAGCAAGTCTCAAGAGACACATGGCTATCCACACGGGGGAGAGGACTTTCACATGCAATGACTGTGGGAAGTTGTTCTCCCAGAAATGGAGTCTCAAGACCACATGGTGA